The DNA sequence TCCCTGCAAATGCCGCGAAATCTTCCCCATATGGCATCTCCAAGATCCCTACAGGGTGACATTATCACAGACCGATAACACATTGCAAATTTCCTCTTGACCCATGTTAGATCTATGTTATAATTCATGCCAAATACAAAGCTCCGGGATACAATGGTGTATCTCGCAGGTGTCGGGCAATGGCGTCCACACAGGTGTGTTTTCTTTTTAAGGGCACCCTGTCTGGACCTTTTGCTTTTTCAGGCCGTATCAGGTTTCCTGACAAGGGAAGGTCAAATTCAACAGACAGGTGGGAGAAGAATGGAGAATCGATTTCAGGAAGAGCTAAACCCATTGAAGATCGCCCAGAAACAGTTATTGAAGGCAATCGTGCAGATGAAGGAAGACATGTCAGTTTATGAGGTTCTAAAAGAACCCAAGCGTATCCTTACAGTGTCGTTGCCAATTAAGATGGACGACGGTACAGTAAGGACATTTACTGGGTTCAGGTCTCAGCATACCGATGTCATTGGGCCCACAAAAGGAGGTATCCGCTTTCACCCCGGTGTAACGGAAGATGAGGTCAAAGCCCTGTCCATGTGGATGACCTTCAAGTGCGGAGTAGTAGGTCTACCTTATGGAGGCGCAAAGGGCGGGATAATTTGCAACCCAAGAGAGTTGTCCAGGTCAGAGCTTGAAAGGTTGAGCCGAGCCTATATCCAGGCCATCGCTCCCATTATTGGGCCGGAGAAGGATATTCCGGCACCAGATGTATACACAAACGGTCAGATAATGTCTTGGATGATGGATGAATTCTCCCGTCTCAAGGGGTACAATGTTCCGGGGGTGATCACCGGCAAACCCGTCTCGCTTGGTGGATCCCTTGGCAGGGATACCGCTACTGCCCAGGGGTGCGTTTTCACCATCCTGGAGGCTCTGAAGAAGCTAGACATCGGGATTGCTGGCGCTGCAGTCGTGATCCAGGGATTTGGCAATGCTGGCATGAACGCTGCGCGCCTCCTGACCGGAATGGGAGCCAGCGTTATTGCAGTTAATGATTCCGAGGGAGGAGCATATAATCCTACTGGCCTCGATATCGATAGTATATGCGAGCACAAACGAAATACAGGAAGCGTACTGGGCGCTCCCGGTAGTGAACCTATTGGTTCGGAAGAGCTTCTCACGCTACCGTGTGACATCCTTATCCCCGCCGCACTGGAGAACCAGATAACCAGGGCAAATGCAGGGAAGGTGCAGGCCCGGATAATCGCTGAAGCGGCAAATGGCCCCACAACTCCTGAGGCGGATGAGATCCTGTTCTCACGGAACATCATGGTCATCCCAGATATCCTCGCCAATGCTGGAGGCGTAACTGTCTCTTATTTTGAATGGGTCCAGAACCTGATGAATTACTACTGGACAGCGGAAGAGGTGTCGGAACGGCTAAGAGCAAAGATGGTCGCTTCGTTCAATGCCGTCTACCAGACTGCTCAGGCCTACAGAGTGGATATGCGCACCGCAGCTTACATAACAGCGCTGGGCAGGTTGGTCGAGGCGCTGAAACTCCGTGGTTGGGTGAGCTGAAACTCCGTAGTTGGGTGAATTGAAAAAAGGCGAAGACCGGTCAATCATGAAGAGGGAGAATTAGAGGAGTGCAGAAAAGGCCGGAAGCTGTAATAGAATAGATCCCCATGGCGCCATGGCGGTACCGTCAGGGCGGTGAAAATGGCAGCGGTTCATTTCTATGGCAGTAGTATAGGGCGTTCATCCGAAGCGATTCATCATCTTTCGGGTGGGGCCCTTCTCTTATAGCGCCTTTACCCGCGGATGATTCTATCATGCTTTGAATAGCTATCAATGATGTTCTCCCTTTTGGTTTTCCGATCCAAACTGGCAGATTTCCCTGGAACGATGATATTCACCTTTTTGGGAGGATACGCGCCGATATAGCCGCTGCTACGCCTGAATTGCCACAAACCCAGTGCCATGATCAGGCGTATGCCAATACCGGCAAGGAACACCAGTGCGAAGCCTATCCATGCGGACATGCCTATCACCCCCTATGGAAAGATGAGACATCACGTCACGACCTATTCACCTGCCATTGACCATACAAATAACCTATTAACCTACAGTGATGACACCAGACACGCTCCCAATTTCATTATACACCTTGGATGAAATTTCACAATAATCTTTAATTCAAATAATATTTTCTCACTTAATCTTGATGCCCAAGATTTCTGTTCAGAAAATCTGCAATTCAAGCAGGAATTCTAAAAAGATCACCGAATACTATATCTAGATAGATGTCCGGACATACGTATCTCCTACGCCGCAGATATTTGAATTCCACCCACCTAAATACTCATTGACGGAGAGATGGATGTATATGCGGATTGACCGAAATAGCCCACTCCCGCTCTACCACCAGTTAAAAGAGATAATAAAAGAACAAATTCGTGCAGGCAGGCTATTGCCGGGGCAGACGATCCCCAGCGAGATTGAGCTCACCAGGACATACAAATTGAGCCGATATACCGTCAGGCAAGCGATCTCAGACCTGGTAGCCGAGGGGATCTTACGCCGAGTCCACGGGACGGGGACATTCGTGTCCGATTCCCGAAAGCCGGCTGGGATACGAGCGGCAAAAGGAAGAGGCAGCATCGGAGTAATCGTCCCCTATCTGGGCGATTTCTTTATCTCCGAGATACTGGCCGGTATAGAGCAAATTACGGATGGAAGTAATTACAATCTGATCTTCTGCAATTCTGACAATGATATGGCTGAACAGGCAAGACACATAAATACTCTAAGCAGGGAAGGGGTTGAAGGTCTGATTGTGTTTCCCGTGGAAAATGCTCCCTATGACGAAACCATCGCAAGATTGGCAGGGGAAGGCTTTCCCCTTATGTTGGTTGATAGATACTACGATAACATAGGAGGTTATGATTTCGTTGGATGCGATAATAGAAAAGGAGTGTACCAGGCTATAGATCACCTTTTTGAGTTAGGGCACCAACATATCGGCTTCATAACCCATCCATTCCTCAGCACAACCAGCGTAAGGGAGCGCCTTGAGGGATACAAGGAAGCCATTGAGAGGCATAACCTTCATTTCGACGAGAGTCTCGTCGTAACCTATCCTTCATGGTTGGTTGAGGAGAATACCATGGCCAGCGAGTTGGATGATGATCTACGGTATGAGCCCATTTTGCGTCTTTTGGACAGGAGAGATAGACCGAGCGCAGTCTTTGCCTTGAATGATTTTGTGGCCATTGACGTGATAAAGGTCTGCAAGCGGCATGGTATCCGGATCCCAGAGGATTTGAGTCTAGTCGGTTTTGATGACATCGAGATGGCCAGATATTTAGAGGTGCCTCTGACTACAGTGGCCCAGCCCAAGAGGGAGATAGGCGTCGCTGCTGCACGGATCCTCTTGGAGAGAATTGAGGCCGGCCATATGCCTGATAAGCAATGGGAAGAGAAAAGGATCCTGCTGCCTACTACTCTGGTGGTCAGGGATTCCACAGCGGCTAATTGGCGGTGCCCTGCCAGACAGTGTGCAGCCGGGAATTGTCAATAAGGCAGGAGCCGGGGAAGGAGGTGTCATGGAGCGACAATACGGGAAAAACGGGCCTGAAGATCTTCGTGCACAGAAATCCTATGCATAGAAACCTTAAAGGAGGGTAGATTTCAATGAAAACCGGGTTCCTGAAAAGCGCGGCGATATTCAGCCTGATGCTGGTACTCGTAATGGTGTGCGGAACCTCTGTCTTTGCCAGCGCAAGCCTTCCGGTCCCGAGAGAAGAGACATTATTCATGGAGGATACGGCCACATTCCGCGTTTTTGACAGCTTCAACTATTTCATTCCAAATGGAGCCGAATTTGCGGCCGGATTCTGGCAGATTTCCACCGAATATCTGTGGTATGCGAATCTTGCGACTGGCGAGGTTGTCCCATGGCTGGCCACAAAATATGCTTACTCGAACGATTACAAGACATTCGAGATCACCCTTAGGAATGGCGTGACCTGGAACGATGGAAAACCCTTTACTGCTGATGATGTGGTCTTTACTATCAGGATGATCATGTCTCGACCAGAGTTTGGAGGAGAGAACTGGAAGCGTGAGGTCGCGGAGGTGAAAGCTCAGGGACCTGATCATGTCATTTTCAAGCTGAAAGAGCCAAACCCCAGATTCCATTACAGATTCATAAACATGTTATGCACCGCCACCCCGATAGTGCCAAAGCATATTTGGGAAGGTAAAGATCCGCTGAGCTTCAAGAATAATCCTCCTGTCACCACAGGGCCTTACAAACTGAAACAGGTTATACCAGAGCTAAAGATGTTCATTTGGGAACGCAGGGAAG is a window from the Bacillota bacterium genome containing:
- a CDS encoding GntR family transcriptional regulator — translated: MTERWMYMRIDRNSPLPLYHQLKEIIKEQIRAGRLLPGQTIPSEIELTRTYKLSRYTVRQAISDLVAEGILRRVHGTGTFVSDSRKPAGIRAAKGRGSIGVIVPYLGDFFISEILAGIEQITDGSNYNLIFCNSDNDMAEQARHINTLSREGVEGLIVFPVENAPYDETIARLAGEGFPLMLVDRYYDNIGGYDFVGCDNRKGVYQAIDHLFELGHQHIGFITHPFLSTTSVRERLEGYKEAIERHNLHFDESLVVTYPSWLVEENTMASELDDDLRYEPILRLLDRRDRPSAVFALNDFVAIDVIKVCKRHGIRIPEDLSLVGFDDIEMARYLEVPLTTVAQPKREIGVAAARILLERIEAGHMPDKQWEEKRILLPTTLVVRDSTAANWRCPARQCAAGNCQ
- a CDS encoding Glu/Leu/Phe/Val dehydrogenase codes for the protein MENRFQEELNPLKIAQKQLLKAIVQMKEDMSVYEVLKEPKRILTVSLPIKMDDGTVRTFTGFRSQHTDVIGPTKGGIRFHPGVTEDEVKALSMWMTFKCGVVGLPYGGAKGGIICNPRELSRSELERLSRAYIQAIAPIIGPEKDIPAPDVYTNGQIMSWMMDEFSRLKGYNVPGVITGKPVSLGGSLGRDTATAQGCVFTILEALKKLDIGIAGAAVVIQGFGNAGMNAARLLTGMGASVIAVNDSEGGAYNPTGLDIDSICEHKRNTGSVLGAPGSEPIGSEELLTLPCDILIPAALENQITRANAGKVQARIIAEAANGPTTPEADEILFSRNIMVIPDILANAGGVTVSYFEWVQNLMNYYWTAEEVSERLRAKMVASFNAVYQTAQAYRVDMRTAAYITALGRLVEALKLRGWVS